One part of the Eublepharis macularius isolate TG4126 chromosome 16, MPM_Emac_v1.0, whole genome shotgun sequence genome encodes these proteins:
- the LOC129344022 gene encoding LOW QUALITY PROTEIN: cytochrome b-c1 complex subunit Rieske, mitochondrial (The sequence of the model RefSeq protein was modified relative to this genomic sequence to represent the inferred CDS: deleted 1 base in 1 codon) translates to MLSVAARSGPFAPALSAVAHAVPGPLKPLALGLPLAAAKLPALDPKRPLLCRESLSGQAARGGLVASASLNAPATVRYMHNDVTVPDFSDYRRPEVIDSTKSSQDSSEARKVFSYFLTASTCVASAYVAKNVVTQFVSSMSASADVLAMSKIEIKLSDIPEGKNMAFKWRGKPLFVRHRTQKEIDQEAQVPLTELRDPQHDLDRVKKPEWVILIGVCTHLGCVPIANAGDFGGYYCPCHGSHYDASGRIRRGPAPLNLEVPDYEFTSEDLVIVG, encoded by the exons ATGTTGTCCGTGGCCGCCCGCTCCGGCCCCTTCGCCCCTGCCCTGTCGGCTGTGGCGCACGCCGTGCCGGGCCCGCTGAAGCCGCTGGCGCTGGGCCTGCCCCTGGCGGCCGCCAAGCTGCCGGCGCTGGATCCGAAGCGGCCCCTGCTATGCCGGGAGTCGCTGAGCGGGCAGGCCGCCCGC GGGGGGCTCGTCGCCTCGGCCAGCCTCAACG CTCCTGCTACTGTTCGTTacatgcacaatgatgtcacggTGCCCGACTTCTCTGATTACCGACGCCCTGAGGTAATTGACAGCACAAAATCGTCTCAAGACAGCAGTgaagccaggaaagtgttctcCTATTTTCTCACAGCATCAACCTGCGTGGCCTCTGCCTATGTTGCTAAGAATGTTGTCACGCAGTTTGTCTCCAGCATGAGTGCTTCTGCCGATGTGCTAGCCATGTCGAAGATCGAGATCAAGCTGTCCGATATCCCGGAAGGCAAGAATATGGCTTTCAAATGGCGTGGGAAGCCCCTGTTTGTGCGTCACAGAACCCAAAAAGAGATAGATCAAGAAGCCCAAGTCCCTTTGACTGAATTAAGAGACCCACAGCATGATTTAGACAGGGTAAAGAAACCTGAGTGGGTTATCCTGATAGGTGTCTGCACCCATCTCGGTTGCGTACCCATTGCAAAcgctggagattttggtggttaTTACTGCCCTTGCCATGGGTCACATTATGATGCATCTGGTAGGATCCGAAGAGGCCCAGCTCCACTAAACCTTGAGGTCCCCGACTATGAATTTACTTCTGAGGACTTAGTTATTGTGGGTTGA